A portion of the Candidatus Poribacteria bacterium genome contains these proteins:
- the infC gene encoding translation initiation factor IF-3, with translation MQNRGRRYQQKTQQQQNRVNRQIRARQVLLITAENDKLGPIPVYEALDRAQAEGLDLVEVSPNADPPVCKIMDYGKFQYEKSKRAKEAKKKQAKVVLKEIKFPSVRTGDHDFQFKLRHAREFLSNGWKVKATVRFSGREMLHTDLGMEMLRRFAADVADVGEIESPPRMESRSMFMILTPNAEK, from the coding sequence ATTCAAAATAGAGGTCGGCGTTACCAGCAAAAAACGCAACAGCAGCAAAACAGAGTGAATCGACAAATTCGGGCAAGGCAGGTCTTGTTGATCACTGCCGAAAACGACAAACTTGGACCCATACCTGTTTATGAAGCACTAGACCGTGCACAGGCAGAAGGACTTGATTTGGTAGAAGTCTCTCCAAATGCTGATCCGCCAGTTTGCAAAATTATGGACTACGGTAAGTTCCAATATGAGAAAAGCAAACGGGCGAAAGAAGCAAAAAAGAAACAAGCCAAAGTTGTCCTGAAAGAGATAAAATTCCCCTCTGTAAGAACCGGAGATCACGACTTTCAATTCAAGCTGCGCCATGCCCGCGAGTTTTTATCGAACGGCTGGAAGGTCAAAGCAACTGTTAGATTCAGTGGGCGTGAAATGCTGCACACAGATCTTGGGATGGAAATGCTGCGGCGGTTTGCAGCAGATGTCGCAGATGTTGGCGAGATAGAATCGCCCCCACGGATGGAAAGTCGTTCCATGTTTATGATCTTGACGCCAAATGCCGAAAAGTAG
- the rpmI gene encoding 50S ribosomal protein L35: MPKIKTHKGSAKRFKITGNGKIRRRKAYSNHLFISKTAKQKRNLRRSALVDETNEKRLRRLLPN, encoded by the coding sequence ATGCCGAAAATTAAGACACATAAAGGCTCAGCCAAGCGTTTCAAAATCACAGGAAATGGAAAAATTCGTAGACGCAAGGCTTATTCCAATCACCTATTTATATCAAAGACAGCGAAACAGAAGCGAAACCTCAGGAGAAGTGCTCTCGTAGATGAAACAAACGAGAAAAGGCTGCGTCGCTTGCTTCCCAACTAG